From the Hemitrygon akajei chromosome 24, sHemAka1.3, whole genome shotgun sequence genome, the window ctgtggcagagaattccacaggttcaccactctctgtgtgaagaagtttttcctcatctcggtcctaagaggcttcccctttatccttaaactgtgacccctcgttctggacttccccaacatcggaaacaatcttcctgcatctagcctgtccaatccctttagaattttatatgtttcaataagatgccccctcaatcttctaagttccagtgagtataagcctagtcgatccagtctttcttcatatgaaagtcctgccatcccaggaatcaatctggtgagccttctctgtactccttctatggcaagaatgtctttcctcagattaggggaccaaaactgcacacaatattctaggtgcggtctcaccaacgacttgtacaactgcaatagaatccccctgctcctgtactcaaatccttttgttatgaatgccaacataccatttgcctttttcactgcctgctgtacctgcatgcccaccttcagtgactggtgtacaatgacacccaggtctcgttgcacctccccttttcctaatcggccacagttcagataataatctgttttcctgttcttgcaaccaaagtggataacctcacatttatccacattaaattgcatctgccatgaatttgcccattcacctaacctatccaagtcgccctgcatcctcttagcatcctcctcacagctaacactgccgcccagcttcgtgtcatccgcaaacttggagatgctgcatttaattccctcgtctaaatcattaatatatattgtaaacaactggggtcccagcactgagccttgcggtaccccactagtcacattCCATAAATAAAACATAAACTTAAAAGATGTTGTCTTAATATCGTTTAAGTTTTGGCATACAGATAACGTTCTGGTAATCCAAACCCAGAAGTACTGATGGCTGGACTGTACTTATTGCACCTTGTTTTTGCATAGCTGTGGTTTTACACATACCCCCTTTATTCCAGTCCGAGTTAAACAACATGGAAATAGGCTCTTTGTCCCAACTAGTCTATGCCAGCAAATATGGTCTATCCAAACTAGTCTCATTTGCcaacatttggcccataacctaaATATTCAACTATTTCAGTAACTGCCTTAAAGTGTTGATTaaggagggtgtgtgtgagagattggATGAAGTgatttagaatgtaagtctatcGTCTGATCCACACTCCGGAACAGAAGGTGGCAGTAATGCACTGGGTGCCAACCGCTGTAAAACAGGAATGAAGGAGAAATTTAACATGTTTAAAATcaatataatagagaaaaatacAAGCTAACTCCTTGGATGCTTCAAAGACTTGAGGTATGTTTGAAGAGATGGGGAGAAGCTATGGAAAACCTTTTTCCGTATGTTTATAATCTCCAGGTGATggaaagaaaaacttacaaaaggacTTTCATTGATATTTAAGGGAAAAGTCATTTGTGGGGTCCCAAGGGGAAGAAGTAATTTCACCCAATAGATCTGTGGAACCTGATGAATGCAGTTCCACCCAACACAGACAATCGTGAAGTCATTTTCTAGAATTTAGTCACTAACACTGTTTTTTGCCAAATGCGTAACATCTTTATTTGCTATTtctgaataatgcacattttGCTGTTGATCTaatgtagtggtcaccaacctttttaagcccaagatcccctacctcggcctaatgaaaggcgagatcgaccccagatcgattagttacacacatacacactgggcagaaaagaccggaagtaaaacccctcAACCCGGAAgtggaaataatgtataaacaccagggtgggggggggggggtgttaaacacaaccggaatacagcgatactcgaagcaggttccttatgtccaatctatcccacaatttagttttcgcggctctaGGCATTTAGCTTCCTTcccgcttgctcatgttttttccgcTGGAAAAATCTCAACGCGTTTGTCTTTTAAGTGCAGGGtgtttggactcaaggtaccgaagcagttttgagggctttgttgactcattagacagcctcctgcCCGCCAGCTGCCTTGGCCAgatgcggctggtcgtgggtggggtgcgAGGAAAAggtcagggccagaggtccccataccggggccgcggcggtcgcagtccggagacaGAGCAAATGaacgaggagtgcgacaggacacgcccgccccccttgtaggatctatcggctgacaaaagtttgttttagtagattgcagcgaggtagctgctctgctacttatgaaacgctgagaccgaattaggtcatctgcgaatactttagcaccgggttccccacgaacactCAGTGTGGTGAACAAGTTTAGAGGTGGCacccatctgtctgcgctccagtccagtagcaacagcacttcccACTGGCCGCgtgagggtgtcactgcgtttagacgactgatgaccttgcatgcgttcaagttcaacagtgggcgtgacagaaAATgaagaaaggtgcagctgactcatgtcatttcctcgcggcctggtggttggggaccactgaattacactatgtagtgcgggggagctacatgcacgtgcactgggcagaaagaacggaactaaaaccccgcaatctggaatctctcaacagtatttgtgtatttatttctctttttttttcgggatctactgggaaattctcaaagatcgaccagttgaTGGTGATTGATGGGTTGGCAACCACTAGTCTAATGTGATGCCaattttctttctcttcaactGCGTACATTGTCATTTTAATTTTGTGTGCTCTTATTTTGTTTATATTTGCTCTCGGTTTTGTTTGAAATTCTACTTCTGATTgtcttcccactgatttttgttTAATGCAGGAAGCTGGAAGTGAGAATATCGTGGTTCCTCCAGGCACCTATGTAAAAGTAGCTGGGCATCTTCGATCGTTTCAGGTAATGCACAAAGGTGTAATCGTTAACTGTAGAGCATCAATAGATCTTTGTCcaattgatatttatttattaaactTGATTAGTTTTGTATCTTGGGATATCTGGGTTTGAAAATTGTTGCTTTTGTTCTATGTTATTCTCATTATTCCTTCTGACTACTGAATACTTAAGAAACTTGTATAGTTTAAATGCAGTTATTGTAGCAATGATCAGTGTTTTTTCTTAAAATGGAAAATTTTATTTGTAGAATTATAGTTAGTCTGAATGTGCTTCTTTGAATAAATGAAGCATTTGATAGTTTTTTGTTTGTGGAAGAGAACTAAATTCtctgagagagagaaacagtatTTAAACAATTCTAATTCTGATGGTCAATTAGTCTTCGATCGTGGAGTTTGGACAAAAATTCATTATTTACTCTAGAAGGGTGAGGACAGGGCGGTAGAATTTCTGAACAAATTTCCTTTGCAAAGGAGGTATTGGGTGCCTCAGTGTGGTTAAAAGTAGAAAAAATTCTAAAGCTTAATGAGGTGTATCCCAGGTTGTTCTTGAAGGCGAGGGAGATTACAGAAGTTCTGACGAATAAAAATTCAAATCCTCTAGGCATAAGTGCTAGATAACTAGAGGACGGCAGATAAGGTACCTTTATTCTGGAAGAGAAGCCACAGGTCCTAACATAACAGGAAAATTATTGGTGGAGTAAAAACTCTTTATTTGGAGAGGCAGGAAATGTGtttagtcagcatagctttaagAGGAGACACTTTCTAACTAATCATATTGGATACTTAAAGAGCAGTATTGGTTGTGAGATGAGACTGGCCCACCAAAGTAAGAGGATTTGTCATAACATTTAAGTACTTAGATGCATGTTTGAAGTACAAGAGCATAGAAAGCTGAATTCTGGAAAATAGTATTAATGTAGTCAAGTTCTTGATAATTTGTATTGActtgaagtgcctgtttctgtattcAAAATTCCACCAGCCTTCTACTTGTAAAAAGTCTGTAATTGCTTTACACTACATATTCTTTAATTTTGAGAACTGTTTCAGATCCTGTGTAATTGTTCAACAGCGTTTTGATCATGTGGCATTTATTCTTGGTAGAACAAGAAGAGCTTGGTAGCTTTTAAGATAATGCCTTTGGAAGACATGAACGAACTAACATCACATATGTTGGAGGTGGTGCAGGCCCATCTATTGCTGAACAAACCACAGGTGTGTACAAAATATTTACGAAATCCTGGGCTTTCTGTCATTACGTTCCTAATATTTAACTCTGTAACAAAGTGAGAAATTGCCCTTCATAATTGTTGGCTTTTGAATTGTTTCTACCTTGGGTAATCTGAACTGGAAAAGTGTTTCATTAGGTGAATGGTCGTTAGCTAAGAGATTGATCATctgatggggttgagagagaaaataaatcagccataatcgaaTGACAGAGTCATTGCGAGATCGTAAGCCATACTGTGCcatttgataggctgaatggcataattctgcttctACGTCTTGTGTCTTACTTATTCCTAGTTGATTAATTCACTGGGGTGGAGGGCAGTGTGGGTAAGACCTCTATTAGTGGAGTGAACATTAAGTGATTTGATATGGATAGGATAGGGGATTGAGTACCCAGGGAAAAAATGGTCATTTATATGCATGGATTCCAGtatttggggggggtggggaatacTCAGCACAGTTGAAATTCATTACAATTTAAACCAAATATTCACACTAAGTTGTAATCCTGCATGTCTGTATTTCTTTAGTCTGTCCCTGGAGGATCTTTAGCTTTGCACAGTTCAGTGCGAAATGAAGCAGGTCCAGTTGGAATATATGCTGGAGCTAACGATGCTCTGATGAATGGTCTAACAAGTCAACAAAGTCAGGTAAAACAAACTTGGCATGAACCTTGTCTAATAATAATCCATCTTGTCTCTTTAAATGTCTAATCTTTAGACATTTATTCTTTTGCATCCACTGTAATTGGCTTGTGTAAAGTTGCATTACAACGGATCTCCTTTGCCTTGGTGTGTCTAATCTTTTACTTGGTGTCATTTGTACACCCAGTGAGATCACAAGTCATCCTTTGCATATTTCCTCTCGTATGAATTAGATATTTTGGTTTCTACATCACCTTTGTGCAACACTTCAGTTCTATTTACTGCAGCATACCCAACCCTACCAATGTGCGTTGTTATAGTGTGTGATACTAACAAACTCCAATGACACTTTTAATTGCTACACTGTCCTAATCATACTGTTGTTGTACCAGACTTTTTTTGGAATTGTTATcttaaagttgaaagtaaattattGAAAACTGATCTGTATGTTTTTGTGCTGCCAAAATAATACTACTTCAGGTACTGAATTTAATACGAAATTGTCGGGAACAAGAGGGCATGAGCATCGACTGCATGAAGAGAACACTGAAGAATATGAACATTGTTGCTATCAAGTTAGTGTCATTTTTGTTTAGCAAAAATACTTACAATAAATTTATGTTAAACAAAGTCTGATGGCTacagttttattttaaacaggCAAGCTGTGGAATTTCTGAGCAATGAAGGACACATTTACTCGACAGTGGATGAGGATCACTTCAGATCAACGGATGCTGAATAAATGTGAATTGAGCATGCTTTTAGTATTTGAGCTGTTCCAAAACCTGCAGAGGctatgtcttggatactacacaAAGTGTGGGTAAATTTAAATAGAATTTGGAAGAGGGAACAGTGATACCTCTAGGCATTTTGCTTGGTTTCTGTTGTGTAATTTTAATGCAACAACTTGACCTTTCCAAACATCTGTTCTATGGTCCTGTAGCACAGCATCTGATACGTCGTGTCTCTGAGGCCATAACAGAGGAAATTGTGTACTACTGCTACTGCTTGGATTTAAAATGGAGAATTTAAGTGGTCTTAATGCCAAGTCTTATAAGCATTTATTTTTGTATAAATATGATCAGAAGAAACAAAATGTATTGATATAATTTAACAAGTTAGTGTAGGAACTTTAATTTTTGCAAATGCCAAAAATTATGAACATCTGTTAAAATTGCCAGTTTTATGAGATGTTTCACTTGCCCTTGTGCATCCAGTTGAATAAAGTGTCCTAAGTATTAATTGCTGATAGTTTATGTAGTGTATAAGTTGTCTCAAACCATTAAAAAACAGGTTTGTAGCTTCATAACTTTATGACAAAATCATATGTTATTGAATATGGACCCAAATTATATTTGTTTTTGCTGTTGCAACATAAAAATCAAAACCCATAGATTAGAATTTAGTTTTTGTTCATCCATTATTTTCCTagaatttttcttttcttttttaacTGTATAAAGTCATTTAGAATTatagaatagattttaaaatattgtCAGTGTAAGTGGTACAAATGTATAATTTTTGTGTTAGAATAATAAAACAATAATTTTGCATTACGTTATTACCTCTGCCTTTTATACCTTTTGAAATGGTGTTTAATTGAATAAAATATGTATGTGAATAAAATGCAAGTTTTAAGGCATAGACAAGTGAAGGGATGGCTGCATTAATAGATATACTGGGATTGCACAGGTTCTAAAGTTGGTGTAACTTGAGTTTGTAGCTCAAGAAGTGGGAGAACAAGTACAAATGAAGGCTTTAGTATCAAGTGTGGTAGGATTGGAAATAGATATAGGCAGTAATTTGCAGGTGAAGTAGGATGACGGTGATATGAGAATGTGATTTTGACATTCAAACTTGTTTCAAGTAAGGTAGAGGCATTGTAAACATTTCTATGTCAGTCTGGGATGGTTGGTTTCCTAAGCAAATGTGTTGCATGTCAAATGTTCAAATTGTCTTTTCTTTGGATCTAGTGGATCAGAAATGAGACCAGTGGCATGGGAAGTAGTCATTGTTATATAGTGAGGAAACTGGCTCTGTTGGACTAaatagtccatgccaaccaagttgcTGTCTGAGCTCATCCCTTTTGGTCTGCTTTTCCTACATAtttctttaaacctttcctagcCCTTTTACCTATTCAGATGTCTTTTTTGTGTTCTAATTATatgtgcctctaccacttcctctagcagcttgttCTATGTACTTACCACCTGTTGTGGAAAAAACTtgcatccttttaaatctttcccctcttagCTTCCATGCTCTCTAATTTTAGACTTCCCTGTTATTTTGGGCATGGGGGAGTGTGGACAGTTTTGAATGGAGGAatagtctaaaattcctcctcaccattgtgcaagtctgatcaaccGCTACAGGAACCATTTGGTGGAGGTTTCTGCTgctgtggacagagtgtaggtgctcggcaaagcagtctcccaatccagGTTGGGATTCACTGATATTCAggaagccacaccaggagcaccagatacagtaagtgacctcaacagactcacaggtgaagtgtcgcctcacctgtaaggactgtttggggccctgaatggtaggtaGTGAGGGAGTgggtgtaggggtaggtgtagcaGTTGTTCTGCTTGCAGGAATAAATGCCAGCAGGGagctcagtggggagggacaagtgagTCGCATAGGGAGAGATAcctgtagaaagcagaaagtttgggggggggggggaaggaaagttGAGCTTGGCGGAGGGATTCTGTTGGATATGGCGGAagatacagagaattatgtgcaggaggcggaggctggtggggtggtatgtgaggacaagaggaacttcaTCCCTGATGGGTTGGCAGGAGGACGGGGTGAGGGCAGacttgcatgaaatggaagagagatGGTTGAGGGCAGATTTGATGGAGGACCATATAACAACCCATgtgtttcttgcaatagtcttcaatatctacaaatttgttcctctaaatcccgtgGACTGTTAAGTGGTCTGTCTTAAGCCGCATTAATGTGgttatacctttcttattctGTAGTTTCATCCATAAAGgctcactagacgagttctccagtttgtcctgactgagcactgccatgacattttccctgactagcaatgccacccttccccctttaatcccttccACTTTGTCattgtctaaaacaacagaactcaggaatattgagctgccagtcatgGCCCcttcaaccaagtctcactaatgactaatatcataattccatgttttGATCCgtaccctgagctcatctgcctttcctacaattttTCTTGCTTTGAACTATACACAGTTCAGAATATTAGTCGCACCATACGCTAACTTTTGATACCTGACTTTGAGGTCTTAGCATCTATCTCCTCAACCACtctactatctgttctggcactctggttgtcattcctgcaactctagtttaaacctcttCCTGTGCAGAATTAATAaatcttcctgctaggatattagccccctccagttcaggtgcaatctgTCCCTggtagagagcccaatgatccaaaaatctgatgctCTCCCTCTTACACCAACTCCTCAACCACTTGTTAAACTGTATGACCTTCCTTTTTCTGgcttcactagcacatggcataggTAGCaaacctgagatcacaaccctatagttagcacctaactccctgaactcactttgcaaaaCCTGATCCCTCTTCCTACTTGTGTCATTGATATCtatatggaccacaacctctgtcTGCTCACCTTCCCACTTTAGAACACTGAGGACTTGATTCAAGATGTTTTGGatcttggcacccaggaggcaacataccatctgggaatcttattCCTGTCCGCAGAACCAGctttctgtccccctaactaataaatcccctatcaccacagctcatttctccccacttcccttcagAAACACAGTCAGACTCTGTCAGAGACCTGAATActatgactttcctctgctagatcattcacccccaacagtacccaaagtgttatacctgttgctgaggtgTATGGTCACAGGGGTACCCTGTACTGGCTGTTTAACCTTTTTGCCCTTCCTGACTGTccccagtctcctgtgtcctacaccttgggtgtaactacctcttcaTATGTTGTATCACCCCCTCTGCCTCCaagtgatctggagttcatccagttccagcttcaaCTCTTTAATGTGAagtgttaggagctgcagctgaatgcacttctTGTAGGTGAAACTgtcagggatactggaggtcCCATCCCATAAGAGTTAAACTTTTTTAAAGTTATGGGTTGCTGACTATTTAATACCAGCCATGCACATTTGTACTAAAATCTGAGGGATATCATCTTCACATGAAAAAAAATCGCACGCAGCATAAAACTTACAAAGAAAgtgtatttacaaatttcagcttttatCAAACTGTTAACAGGAAAGAGAAAAGGTACAAGagtccattacagttaaaccagtctaatgtgcacaatgACGGTTGGAGCTCATACTGCAGTCATCGTTTATTCACACGCTGGACCTACAGTCTGTCAAAGCACCACATTCTGAATTTTGCTTGAAATTCATCTCCAACAaacgggctctctctctctctcaggagtattggtccttcctccttggagccattcatttACACAAAGCACTTCGTGCAACAGggactcttcttgggcacctggGGTGGAAGGTGTTGCATCAGGCAGTACTGTACAACGGATTCTTGAGCAGGTTCACTGACACCCCATCCAGCTGTCCTTTCTGTGGacgggaggagtcagtgtaccacgtGTACATGGAATGTGAGAGGTTGCAGCTGCTCTTTGAGTTTATCAGGGAGCTGCTGCTGAAGTTCTGGCTGCACTTTAATCTCACACTCCTCATATATGGGCATCCAGTTTAGGAGGGGACAGGGCGTGAGGAGCATCTCCTGGTGGGCTTGGTCCTGGGCCTGGCCTAGATGGCCATCATGGGTCTAGGCGACAGAAGTTAAAGGGCACTGCCCAGGCCAACTGCCTGCCCCTTTTCCGACGATAAGTTTGTGACCGTGGAGAGGGAGCACACAGTCGCGGCGGACACATTTGGGGACTTACGTGAACGGTGCTGCAACCCCCG encodes:
- the rpa2 gene encoding replication protein A 32 kDa subunit; translated protein: MMWNNAGSFDGGYGNFGDTGPGGGGYMQSPGGFGSPVGGSQSERKTRSRTQQIVPCTVSQLMSATQTEDIFRIGEVELSQVTVVGIIKDSEKAPTNILYKLDDMTGPPMDVRQWVDTDEAGSENIVVPPGTYVKVAGHLRSFQNKKSLVAFKIMPLEDMNELTSHMLEVVQAHLLLNKPQSVPGGSLALHSSVRNEAGPVGIYAGANDALMNGLTSQQSQVLNLIRNCREQEGMSIDCMKRTLKNMNIVAIKQAVEFLSNEGHIYSTVDEDHFRSTDAE